From Algoriphagus sp. NG3, the proteins below share one genomic window:
- a CDS encoding pectinesterase family protein: MKINFMKTGFFYLVFLVLTVSIAFSQGNSEKIVPLDSEKLKGKIEHNIVVAQDGSGHFKTIGEALDAIRVYLPKPLTVYIKPGVYREKLVILGPVTNVTFEGESPETTLITYDDYAAKDNMGTFETYTLKVLGNSLTFKNLTIENSAGDVGQAVALHTEGDRLVFENCRFIGNQDTMFPSGENSRQLYKNCYIEGTTDFIFGSATALFENCEIHSKADSYITAASTPEWVEYGYVFKDCKLTAAEGVTKVYLGRPWRDFAKTVFITTEMGAHIVPEGWHNWNRKNAEHTVFYAEAGSYGPGGSSGERVDWSHQLTSEEAKKIHIYEVFAGKTKPLDFYGNRWYGYENDNSFNLEDAWKKDVKNFPQIKPRAIPPSGSGSVTESRGHVYKKLGDRELELDVFSPVHAKSSRPAIVMIHGGGWKAGDKELQMPMAMALAEKGFVTAVVEYRLSPEAQYPAAIHDVKEAIRWLKVHVDEFGIDSGRMAISGSSAGGQIAALVGFTNTQEYEGATELEVNASVKAIVDMDGVLAFHHPESAEGQVASEWLGGTYEQNPEIWDAASPLYLENPDLKPILFINSQYPRFHAGRDELVSKLEKEDVYSEVHTFPGTPHPFWLYDPWFDSTINLIVDFLGKVFHLEEN, from the coding sequence ATGAAGATAAACTTTATGAAAACAGGATTCTTTTACCTCGTGTTCTTAGTTTTGACGGTAAGCATTGCTTTTTCTCAGGGGAACTCTGAGAAGATAGTGCCTTTGGATTCCGAAAAACTGAAAGGGAAAATTGAGCATAATATAGTTGTAGCACAAGATGGTTCAGGGCATTTTAAAACGATAGGAGAAGCTCTCGATGCAATACGGGTTTATTTGCCAAAACCATTGACTGTTTACATCAAGCCTGGAGTTTATAGAGAAAAACTGGTCATTCTTGGGCCGGTTACAAATGTGACTTTTGAAGGTGAAAGTCCCGAAACTACCCTTATCACTTACGATGATTATGCCGCCAAGGATAATATGGGGACTTTCGAAACTTATACCTTGAAAGTGCTGGGCAATTCATTGACTTTCAAAAACCTGACTATAGAGAATTCTGCTGGAGATGTAGGTCAAGCTGTGGCTCTTCATACGGAAGGAGATCGGTTGGTTTTTGAAAACTGTAGATTTATTGGCAATCAGGATACCATGTTCCCCTCTGGTGAGAACTCCCGTCAACTCTATAAAAACTGTTACATAGAAGGGACTACGGATTTTATTTTTGGGTCTGCTACTGCACTATTTGAAAACTGTGAGATCCACTCCAAAGCCGATTCTTATATCACCGCAGCCTCTACGCCTGAGTGGGTGGAGTATGGCTATGTGTTCAAAGACTGCAAACTCACAGCAGCTGAGGGAGTGACGAAAGTTTATCTGGGAAGACCTTGGAGGGATTTTGCCAAGACGGTTTTCATCACTACTGAAATGGGAGCTCATATTGTGCCGGAAGGCTGGCATAACTGGAACAGGAAGAATGCGGAGCATACTGTTTTCTATGCGGAAGCAGGAAGTTACGGGCCAGGAGGAAGCAGTGGCGAAAGAGTGGACTGGTCTCATCAATTGACTTCTGAGGAAGCAAAGAAAATCCATATTTATGAAGTCTTTGCAGGCAAGACCAAGCCACTTGATTTTTATGGAAATCGTTGGTATGGGTATGAAAATGATAATTCATTTAATCTGGAAGATGCGTGGAAAAAGGATGTGAAAAACTTTCCGCAGATCAAACCTAGGGCTATCCCGCCGAGCGGGAGCGGGTCAGTGACTGAAAGTAGAGGCCATGTCTATAAAAAGCTTGGGGATAGAGAGCTGGAATTGGACGTGTTCTCTCCCGTTCATGCGAAATCGTCACGTCCGGCGATAGTGATGATCCATGGAGGTGGATGGAAAGCGGGGGACAAGGAACTTCAGATGCCGATGGCAATGGCTCTGGCGGAAAAAGGATTTGTGACAGCTGTGGTGGAATATAGGCTTTCGCCGGAGGCACAATATCCCGCTGCGATTCATGATGTAAAGGAGGCTATCCGATGGCTGAAAGTACATGTGGATGAATTTGGCATTGACTCTGGCAGAATGGCTATATCCGGCAGTTCGGCTGGAGGGCAGATCGCTGCCCTCGTGGGATTCACGAATACGCAGGAATATGAAGGAGCTACGGAATTGGAGGTCAATGCGTCGGTAAAGGCAATAGTTGATATGGATGGGGTATTGGCTTTTCATCATCCTGAATCGGCTGAAGGTCAAGTCGCATCGGAGTGGCTTGGAGGTACTTATGAGCAGAATCCGGAAATATGGGATGCCGCTTCCCCGCTGTATCTTGAAAATCCGGATTTGAAGCCAATACTATTTATTAATTCCCAATATCCGCGTTTTCACGCCGGACGGGATGAATTGGTTTCAAAGCTTGAGAAAGAGGACGTTTATTCTGAAGTACATACTTTTCCTGGTACACCACATCCGTTCTGGTTATATGACCCTTGGTTTGATTCCACCATAAATCTTATAGTTGATTTTTTAGGTAAGGTTTTTCATTTGGAAGAAAATTAA
- a CDS encoding rhamnogalacturonan acetylesterase, with protein MKKHLSILLALFAFSAFVPKEKVTKIYLIGDSTMADYSNYGGDEDYMKDRYPVTGWGQVFQPFFTQDAIGSLKGLIKTDSVLVDDRARGGRSTRTFFEEGRWAAVYKELMEGDLVIMQFGHNDAAKEKTERYVTVEGYKEYVRLFVNQTREKGATPIVLTPVARNYPWKDGHLENVHGEYDAAAKEVAVELDALMIDLNQRSMDYFSEKGQEYVTGNYFMNFGPGLYEAYPEGQKDNTHFQPEGAKAVAALVLEGMKELAKQD; from the coding sequence ATGAAGAAACACCTTTCGATACTACTTGCACTTTTCGCCTTCTCCGCGTTTGTGCCAAAAGAGAAAGTCACCAAGATTTACCTGATCGGGGATTCTACTATGGCAGATTATTCCAATTATGGAGGGGATGAAGACTACATGAAAGACCGTTACCCCGTTACAGGTTGGGGACAGGTTTTTCAGCCGTTTTTCACACAGGACGCCATTGGGTCATTAAAAGGTTTGATAAAAACCGATTCGGTGCTAGTGGATGATCGTGCTAGGGGAGGCAGAAGCACCCGCACCTTTTTTGAAGAAGGAAGATGGGCGGCAGTATATAAGGAGCTAATGGAAGGTGATTTGGTGATTATGCAGTTTGGTCATAATGATGCTGCCAAAGAAAAAACAGAGCGATATGTGACGGTGGAGGGGTATAAAGAATATGTCAGGCTATTTGTCAACCAAACGAGGGAAAAGGGAGCGACGCCAATCGTACTTACGCCGGTAGCCAGGAATTATCCATGGAAGGATGGACATCTAGAGAATGTTCATGGAGAATATGATGCCGCGGCCAAGGAAGTGGCAGTGGAGCTTGATGCCTTGATGATAGACTTAAACCAGCGATCGATGGATTATTTCTCGGAGAAGGGGCAGGAGTATGTCACAGGGAACTATTTCATGAATTTCGGCCCCGGATTGTACGAAGCCTACCCGGAAGGACAAAAAGATAATACGCATTTTCAGCCTGAAGGTGCAAAGGCCGTAGCGGCTTTGGTGCTGGAAGGGATGAAGGAGTTGGCGAAGCAGGACTGA
- a CDS encoding rhamnogalacturonan acetylesterase codes for MKQIKIIILGMLFFGIVSFQNAQEEITVFLVGDSTMADKPYTGSNPEKGWGQVFPLYFKEGIRFENHAKNGRSTKSFRAEGRWKTVMKRIKPGDYVIIEFGHNDQKINAKDRYAFADSTYRDNLKRFVAEVREKKGKPVLATPISRRSFDEDGKLLDTHGRYSEVVREVAKEMKVPLFDLHAKTVEVIEQFGVEKSKELFLHYRPGDYSQFPEGKEDDTHLSPTGAFKVSDLAVEELKRELPELKKYLKD; via the coding sequence ATGAAACAGATCAAAATAATCATTTTGGGAATGCTGTTTTTTGGTATTGTCTCATTCCAAAACGCACAGGAGGAAATCACTGTTTTCCTAGTCGGTGATTCTACTATGGCGGATAAACCATACACTGGAAGTAATCCTGAAAAAGGCTGGGGACAGGTGTTCCCTCTGTATTTCAAGGAGGGGATTCGATTTGAAAATCATGCGAAGAATGGGAGAAGCACGAAGAGTTTTCGTGCCGAGGGACGCTGGAAAACGGTAATGAAGCGTATCAAACCTGGAGATTATGTGATCATTGAATTCGGTCACAATGACCAGAAGATCAATGCTAAAGATAGATATGCATTTGCTGATTCCACGTACAGGGATAACCTGAAGCGCTTTGTGGCAGAGGTGCGGGAGAAAAAAGGGAAGCCTGTCCTTGCCACCCCCATTTCTAGAAGGAGTTTTGATGAAGATGGAAAGCTGTTGGACACTCATGGGCGCTATTCTGAAGTAGTCCGTGAGGTGGCAAAAGAAATGAAGGTGCCGCTTTTTGACCTTCACGCCAAAACCGTTGAGGTCATCGAGCAATTTGGAGTGGAGAAATCCAAGGAATTATTCCTGCACTACCGCCCGGGTGATTATTCCCAGTTTCCCGAAGGTAAGGAAGATGATACACATCTATCGCCCACAGGTGCTTTCAAAGTAAGCGATTTGGCAGTGGAAGAGTTGAAGCGGGAATTGCCGGAGCTTAAGAAGTATTTAAAGGATTAA
- a CDS encoding glycoside hydrolase family 28 protein: protein MILPSFAQQSLESMYEGVEFDMPKVKETSFPDFDKNIKELGAVGDGIHKNSEAFKAAIEAVNSAGGGRVIVPRGIWLTGPITLLSNVNLHLEDGALILFSADFDDYPLVDTSFEGLNTVRCISPINAFQVENIAITGKGTIDGNGDAWRFVKKGKMTEAQWKKLVNSGGVLDAKGQIWFPTQESLDGYNASSNFNVPDIKDRAALEKMKDFLRPVMVSIRESKRVLLDGPTFQNSPAWNIHPLMSEDVIIRNLNVRNPWYSQNGDGLDLESCKNVLIYNNTFDVGDDAICFKSGKDKDGRDRGMPTENVVVKNNIVYHAHGGFVVGSEMSGGVRNVHVSNCTFIGTDVGLRFKSTRGRGGVVENIWISNIHMIDIPGEAIRFNMFYSGNSPILEDDQNAEDEARDETLLPVTEETPSFQNISMKDIYVSGSGIAGFFMGLPEMKLKNVSLENSVLEAEKGITAIDASGLVLKNVKVLGTKDSSLTIYNSEGVSVSGFLFEENGVSPVRVLGNKSSDINFDKKDFNSPSEISFGNGASDSAVKLN from the coding sequence ATGATTTTGCCTTCTTTTGCACAGCAATCATTGGAAAGCATGTACGAGGGTGTGGAGTTTGATATGCCTAAAGTAAAGGAAACAAGCTTTCCGGATTTTGATAAAAACATCAAAGAACTTGGAGCTGTTGGTGACGGTATACATAAAAACTCCGAGGCCTTCAAAGCTGCAATAGAAGCTGTGAATTCGGCTGGTGGAGGAAGGGTGATAGTGCCTAGGGGCATATGGCTGACCGGCCCGATTACCCTGTTGAGCAATGTCAATCTACACTTGGAAGATGGGGCTTTGATCTTATTTAGCGCTGATTTTGATGATTATCCCTTGGTAGATACGAGTTTCGAAGGCTTGAATACCGTTCGTTGCATATCTCCCATCAATGCCTTTCAGGTAGAAAATATTGCCATCACGGGCAAAGGCACAATAGATGGGAATGGAGATGCGTGGAGGTTTGTGAAGAAAGGTAAAATGACAGAGGCACAGTGGAAAAAACTGGTGAATTCCGGAGGGGTTTTAGATGCCAAAGGCCAGATTTGGTTCCCTACCCAAGAATCTTTGGATGGATACAATGCAAGCAGCAACTTTAATGTGCCTGATATAAAGGATCGTGCAGCCTTGGAGAAAATGAAGGATTTTCTTCGTCCGGTGATGGTAAGTATTAGAGAAAGCAAGCGTGTGCTATTGGACGGACCAACATTTCAGAATTCTCCTGCCTGGAATATCCATCCCTTGATGAGCGAAGATGTGATCATCCGTAATCTGAATGTACGTAATCCCTGGTACTCACAGAATGGTGACGGGCTAGACTTGGAATCCTGCAAAAATGTGCTCATTTACAACAATACCTTTGATGTGGGGGATGATGCCATATGCTTCAAATCAGGAAAAGATAAGGATGGTCGTGATCGGGGAATGCCGACGGAAAATGTGGTGGTGAAAAACAACATCGTCTATCACGCACATGGGGGATTTGTAGTCGGAAGTGAAATGTCAGGGGGAGTGAGAAATGTCCATGTCTCAAATTGTACTTTTATCGGAACAGACGTTGGGTTGCGATTTAAAAGCACCCGTGGCAGAGGGGGAGTAGTAGAGAATATCTGGATTTCAAATATCCATATGATAGATATTCCTGGTGAGGCTATCCGCTTCAACATGTTTTACAGTGGCAATTCACCTATTTTAGAAGATGATCAAAATGCCGAAGACGAGGCAAGGGATGAGACTTTGCTTCCGGTGACAGAAGAGACCCCTTCCTTCCAAAATATCAGCATGAAGGATATTTATGTTTCCGGTTCGGGCATTGCAGGTTTCTTTATGGGGCTTCCTGAGATGAAGTTGAAAAATGTGAGCTTGGAAAACTCAGTCTTGGAGGCAGAAAAGGGAATTACTGCTATAGATGCATCAGGCCTAGTACTGAAAAATGTAAAAGTGCTGGGAACGAAAGATTCTTCTTTGACTATATATAACAGTGAAGGGGTGAGTGTAAGTGGTTTTTTATTTGAAGAGAATGGGGTGTCTCCTGTGAGAGTTTTGGGAAATAAATCTTCGGATATCAACTTTGATAAAAAAGACTTCAACTCCCCTTCTGAAATTTCTTTTGGAAATGGGGCTTCTGATTCAGCTGTAAAACTTAACTAG
- a CDS encoding glycoside hydrolase 43 family protein — protein sequence MIYSICVLIAATSSVLAQQNEVSKVWVADQGDGTYINPVLHADYSDPDVVRVGEDFYMTASSFNAVPGLPILHSKDLVNWTLVNYALESQVPVDHFYTPQHGNGVWAPAIRYHEEEFYIYWGDPDFGIYMVKTKDPLGKWEAPVLVEAGKGLIDPCPLWDEDGKAYLSHAYAGSRAGIKSVLVVKPMNWEGTKTTGAGKLVFDGHDAHPTVEGTKFYKRNGYYYIFAPAGGVSTGWQLILRSSTPYGPYEEHISLAQGDTPINGPHQGAWIDTDMGEDWFVHFQDVDAYGRITHLQPMSWKDDWPTMGEDADGDGTGQPVLSFKKPAVKANQAITTPADSDEFDGDNIGLQWQWQANPEATWAFANPAESKLRLFTTQLPEDAKNLWDAPNLLLQKFPAEEFTTTTSLSFNPNPKLQNEQVGLIVMGMSYAYLALESTESGIALNYVTCIDAENGKAEVKKEITTLDKNTIQLRVNVSKGGICSFSYSEDGKNFKQIEESFTAVPGKWIGAKVGLFAIRNTITNDSGFADVDWFRFRK from the coding sequence ATAATTTATAGCATTTGCGTTTTAATCGCTGCTACAAGTTCTGTCTTGGCGCAGCAAAATGAGGTGTCCAAAGTCTGGGTTGCCGATCAAGGTGACGGGACTTACATCAATCCCGTTTTACATGCGGATTATTCTGATCCCGATGTAGTACGGGTAGGAGAGGATTTCTACATGACAGCCTCAAGTTTCAATGCCGTGCCTGGATTGCCTATTCTTCATTCAAAGGATTTGGTGAATTGGACTCTAGTGAATTATGCCTTGGAAAGTCAAGTTCCGGTAGATCATTTTTATACTCCTCAACATGGAAATGGGGTTTGGGCTCCTGCCATCCGATATCATGAAGAGGAATTCTACATTTATTGGGGGGATCCGGATTTTGGGATTTACATGGTGAAAACCAAGGATCCGCTGGGCAAGTGGGAAGCACCTGTGCTGGTGGAAGCTGGCAAAGGGTTGATTGATCCCTGTCCGCTTTGGGATGAGGATGGTAAAGCATACTTGTCCCATGCCTATGCAGGAAGTCGTGCAGGCATCAAAAGTGTATTGGTGGTAAAGCCGATGAATTGGGAAGGTACTAAGACCACAGGGGCTGGTAAACTGGTTTTTGATGGGCACGACGCACATCCTACTGTGGAGGGCACCAAGTTTTACAAGAGAAACGGCTATTACTATATATTCGCTCCGGCAGGTGGTGTCTCTACAGGCTGGCAGTTGATCTTAAGATCCTCAACTCCCTACGGGCCTTACGAAGAACACATTTCACTGGCGCAGGGGGATACACCAATTAACGGGCCGCATCAAGGTGCCTGGATTGATACAGACATGGGCGAGGATTGGTTTGTGCATTTTCAGGATGTGGATGCTTATGGCAGGATCACACATTTGCAGCCTATGAGTTGGAAAGATGACTGGCCCACCATGGGAGAGGATGCAGATGGGGATGGCACAGGACAACCTGTATTGAGTTTTAAAAAACCGGCAGTGAAAGCTAATCAAGCGATCACTACCCCGGCCGATTCGGATGAGTTTGATGGGGATAATATTGGACTTCAATGGCAGTGGCAGGCAAATCCTGAAGCTACTTGGGCTTTTGCCAATCCGGCGGAGAGCAAATTGCGCCTCTTTACAACACAGCTCCCCGAAGACGCCAAAAATCTATGGGATGCTCCCAATCTGCTTTTACAGAAATTTCCTGCAGAGGAATTTACGACCACTACTTCTCTCAGTTTTAATCCAAACCCAAAACTGCAAAACGAACAGGTAGGGTTGATAGTGATGGGAATGAGTTATGCTTATCTGGCTTTGGAAAGCACTGAAAGCGGAATAGCTCTAAACTATGTCACCTGCATTGATGCGGAGAATGGTAAAGCTGAAGTGAAAAAGGAAATCACAACATTGGACAAAAACACAATTCAACTACGCGTCAATGTAAGTAAAGGAGGAATATGCTCATTTTCTTATTCAGAAGACGGAAAGAATTTCAAGCAAATTGAAGAGTCATTCACGGCGGTTCCCGGAAAGTGGATAGGAGCTAAAGTGGGGCTTTTTGCCATAAGAAATACCATCACCAACGACAGCGGATTTGCCGATGTGGATTGGTTTAGATTTAGGAAGTAG
- a CDS encoding pectinesterase family protein, producing the protein MIKVVLTLLLGAFSLLAQSQEFDFVVAKDGSGDFQTIQEAFDAVPDFRKNETKILLKPGIYKEKLVLAASKTNISLIGEDAEITVVTHDDFAQKKNKFGEEMGTTGSTSFFVFGDGFYAKNITFENSSGPVGQAVAVRVDGDKVMFEQCRFLGFQDTLYPHGDRSRQYYKDCYIEGTVDFIFGWSTAVFENCEIFSKKGGSYVTAASTEEATEFGFVFINCKLTGEGENSSAYLGRPWRDYAQTVFINTEMGSHIKPEGWHNWNKPNAEKTAYYAEFASSGPGANPSQRAPWSHQLTAEKAAKYTVESVLAGEDGWDPKNRSNQ; encoded by the coding sequence ATGATTAAGGTAGTGCTTACACTTCTACTTGGTGCTTTTTCTTTGCTGGCGCAAAGTCAGGAGTTTGACTTTGTGGTGGCTAAAGATGGTTCAGGGGATTTTCAGACCATTCAGGAGGCGTTTGATGCCGTTCCGGATTTCCGGAAAAATGAAACCAAGATCCTTCTCAAACCGGGTATTTACAAGGAGAAATTGGTGCTGGCAGCATCGAAAACCAATATTTCTTTGATAGGCGAAGATGCTGAAATCACCGTAGTGACTCACGATGACTTTGCCCAAAAGAAAAACAAGTTTGGAGAAGAAATGGGCACTACTGGTTCCACCAGCTTCTTCGTTTTTGGAGACGGTTTCTATGCCAAGAATATCACGTTTGAGAATTCATCCGGCCCTGTGGGACAGGCAGTGGCTGTTCGAGTGGACGGTGATAAGGTCATGTTCGAGCAATGTAGGTTTTTGGGCTTTCAGGATACACTATATCCACACGGGGATCGTAGCAGACAATATTATAAGGATTGCTATATAGAAGGGACAGTTGATTTTATCTTCGGTTGGTCCACAGCGGTATTTGAAAACTGTGAGATTTTCTCCAAAAAAGGAGGAAGCTATGTAACCGCTGCATCCACAGAGGAAGCAACAGAATTCGGTTTTGTTTTCATCAATTGCAAACTGACAGGTGAAGGTGAAAATTCCTCGGCTTACTTAGGAAGGCCTTGGCGTGATTATGCGCAGACAGTTTTCATCAATACTGAAATGGGAAGCCATATCAAACCCGAGGGATGGCATAACTGGAATAAGCCAAATGCAGAGAAAACGGCATACTATGCGGAATTCGCTTCTTCAGGCCCTGGAGCAAATCCTTCCCAGCGTGCACCTTGGTCACATCAATTGACGGCTGAAAAAGCTGCAAAATACACGGTAGAGTCTGTCCTAGCTGGAGAAGATGGTTGGGATCCCAAGAATAGAAGTAATCAATAA
- a CDS encoding glycoside hydrolase family 88 protein yields the protein MKTKLFPLALLLGSMAISIASCSERAQEKENSASEKVTDKPYSVWMADSEIARNPEGWTLDFNEKPKWEYTHGLIMSSMQAVWKDKGEQRFYDYTKKFADFMVDSAGNILTYKKTDFNIDRVNGGKFLINLYEESGEEKYKLAIEELRDQMRNHPRNSEGGFWHKEVYPHQMWLDGLYMGSPFLAQYAATFDEPALFDDVANQIIVMDKYGYSEETGLFHHAYDESKEQKWADPETGLSTNYWGRSIGWFAMAVVDVLDFLPADHPKRDDIIAIAQKLAKGIQRYQTKEGVWYQVVDQGTREGNYLESSATGMFTYFLLKGAEKGYLDQNDLAAGKKAYEGMLTEFVREDADGGISLTNVCGVAGLGGNPYRDGSYEYYIGEVIRENDPKGVGPFILASLQYEALTNADD from the coding sequence ATGAAAACCAAATTATTTCCATTAGCTCTCTTGCTAGGCAGCATGGCAATTTCCATCGCCTCATGCAGTGAAAGAGCCCAAGAGAAAGAAAACTCAGCATCGGAAAAGGTAACGGATAAGCCCTATTCGGTCTGGATGGCTGATTCCGAAATCGCCCGTAATCCAGAGGGATGGACACTGGATTTCAACGAAAAGCCGAAATGGGAATATACCCATGGCTTGATCATGTCTTCCATGCAGGCTGTATGGAAGGATAAGGGAGAGCAGAGGTTTTATGACTATACCAAGAAGTTTGCCGATTTCATGGTGGACAGCGCCGGAAATATCCTTACCTATAAGAAGACGGATTTCAATATTGACCGGGTCAATGGAGGAAAGTTCCTGATCAATCTTTACGAAGAGTCTGGGGAGGAAAAGTACAAATTAGCCATTGAGGAATTGCGGGATCAGATGCGAAATCACCCAAGAAACTCAGAAGGAGGTTTTTGGCATAAGGAAGTCTATCCGCACCAGATGTGGTTGGATGGATTATACATGGGATCTCCATTTTTGGCACAATATGCAGCTACATTCGATGAGCCTGCACTTTTTGATGATGTGGCAAACCAGATTATAGTGATGGATAAATATGGGTATAGTGAGGAAACCGGTCTGTTTCATCATGCCTATGACGAAAGCAAGGAACAGAAATGGGCTGATCCAGAGACGGGTCTTTCTACGAACTATTGGGGGCGAAGTATAGGTTGGTTTGCGATGGCGGTGGTCGATGTGCTGGATTTTCTCCCTGCTGACCACCCAAAACGTGATGATATCATTGCCATTGCCCAGAAACTGGCTAAAGGTATCCAGAGATACCAGACCAAAGAGGGTGTTTGGTATCAAGTGGTAGATCAGGGAACCCGTGAAGGGAATTACCTAGAGTCATCCGCCACAGGAATGTTTACCTATTTTCTGCTGAAAGGTGCGGAAAAAGGGTATTTGGATCAAAATGACCTGGCTGCAGGTAAGAAAGCTTATGAAGGCATGTTGACTGAATTTGTCCGCGAAGATGCGGATGGGGGAATCAGCTTGACCAATGTTTGTGGAGTGGCTGGTCTTGGTGGAAATCCATACCGTGACGGTTCCTATGAATACTACATAGGTGAAGTGATCCGGGAGAACGACCCCAAGGGTGTTGGGCCTTTTATTCTAGCCTCATTGCAGTACGAAGCACTAACGAATGCAGATGATTAA
- a CDS encoding RagB/SusD family nutrient uptake outer membrane protein: MKNYKIIALLICLTLGVSSCADFLEEENRTGLTADGYYNTLQGIEALVNTCYTPMRFWYGKEHGMTLSDLGTDIFTRANGMENPAAALYNADLSGENVHIDFLWTRLYAALNATNTAVGRIPDSPLSEDQKILRMAEVRFLRAFYLWHIVETWGGVHLSLEEVTSIHSTAQRNSVDEFYTQIFEDLQFAMDNLTVSPDQYGRATKPAAEAFAARMHLTRGNDAEASRLAKKVIDEYNFSLVDSYEQLWNINNVRNSEAVWIVNFTSDLIFNRELETPSGDDILLRDGGNNSHLFYLMTYDQLSGMARDIQNGRPFARFMPTTFLLDLFDESVDSRYDVTFQTAWYSNNPGTYDLPLSNGNDKSVTFAEGDTAIFATKYPLTDAQKDALPYTVIDRNRTYNPDGSPRVRDRYISLKKFMDPSRPTIAQQQGQRDAYVIRLAEMYMLVAEAELNQGNVSEAVEYFNAIRRRAALPGQEQAMEVSAADLTLDLILDEKAREFAGEQIRWFDLKRTGKLVERVRAFNPDAAPNIQPFHNLRPIPQKQLDAITNKDEFTQNEGYF; the protein is encoded by the coding sequence ATGAAAAATTATAAAATTATAGCATTGCTAATATGTCTTACTTTAGGGGTCTCTTCCTGTGCGGATTTTCTTGAAGAAGAAAATAGGACGGGCTTGACAGCTGACGGCTATTACAATACCCTTCAAGGGATAGAAGCATTGGTAAACACCTGTTATACACCGATGAGATTTTGGTATGGCAAGGAGCACGGAATGACCCTTTCCGACTTGGGTACGGATATCTTTACGAGGGCAAACGGGATGGAAAATCCCGCAGCAGCCCTTTATAATGCGGATTTAAGTGGAGAGAATGTTCATATTGATTTTCTCTGGACCAGATTGTATGCTGCACTTAATGCTACCAATACTGCTGTAGGAAGGATTCCCGATTCACCTCTTTCAGAGGATCAAAAGATCTTAAGGATGGCGGAAGTAAGGTTTCTTCGGGCGTTTTACCTTTGGCATATTGTGGAGACATGGGGTGGTGTTCACCTATCTTTGGAGGAAGTGACTTCAATTCATAGTACAGCTCAACGCAACTCGGTAGATGAGTTCTATACACAGATTTTCGAAGATCTGCAGTTTGCGATGGACAACCTCACCGTAAGCCCTGATCAATACGGTCGGGCGACCAAGCCTGCAGCTGAGGCCTTTGCTGCCCGGATGCATTTGACAAGAGGTAACGATGCCGAAGCATCAAGACTGGCCAAGAAAGTTATTGATGAATATAATTTTTCTCTTGTAGATAGCTATGAACAACTGTGGAATATCAATAACGTGCGAAATTCAGAAGCCGTTTGGATTGTGAATTTCACTTCTGATCTGATCTTTAACCGTGAACTTGAGACACCCAGTGGAGACGATATCCTTTTGAGAGACGGAGGAAACAACAGTCATTTGTTCTATTTAATGACTTATGACCAACTGTCGGGAATGGCCCGTGATATTCAGAATGGCCGTCCTTTTGCCAGATTTATGCCCACGACTTTTTTGTTGGATTTATTCGATGAGTCCGTAGATAGCAGATACGATGTTACCTTTCAGACAGCTTGGTATAGTAATAATCCAGGGACATACGATCTTCCACTTAGTAATGGGAATGATAAGTCAGTGACATTTGCTGAAGGGGATACAGCCATCTTTGCTACAAAATATCCGCTGACAGATGCTCAGAAAGATGCTCTACCCTATACAGTGATCGATAGAAACAGAACTTATAATCCCGATGGATCTCCAAGAGTTAGGGACAGGTATATTTCCCTGAAGAAATTTATGGATCCTAGCCGCCCTACTATTGCTCAGCAACAAGGTCAGCGGGATGCATATGTGATAAGACTTGCTGAAATGTACATGCTTGTGGCAGAAGCAGAACTGAACCAGGGGAATGTTTCCGAAGCCGTGGAATACTTTAATGCTATCAGAAGAAGAGCTGCTCTTCCCGGACAAGAGCAAGCCATGGAAGTATCTGCTGCTGATTTGACCCTTGATTTAATCTTAGACGAGAAGGCCAGAGAATTCGCGGGAGAGCAAATTCGCTGGTTTGATTTAAAACGAACCGGCAAGCTTGTGGAACGTGTCAGAGCCTTTAATCCTGATGCTGCGCCAAATATCCAGCCTTTTCATAATCTGAGACCAATACCTCAAAAGCAATTGGATGCGATCACCAATAAGGATGAGTTTACTCAAAACGAGGGGTACTTCTAG